A section of the Streptomyces sp. SCL15-4 genome encodes:
- a CDS encoding DEAD/DEAH box helicase, with product MKRVGIQMRDHQREAFKAAVRGLTHMPRVTVISATGSGKTLTAMRVGEHFADRGNILVVVPSLNLISQTASHWARHSIVENMLGVCSLPPAQAATVRLPLTTDARRIAQLVAANTGPTVVFATYASLPALTRAHKKHRLPRWSIVIIDEAHRSSGSSNKQWADIHKDSAIPARRRLYMTATPRTWALPDPKQKRRKNTRPQKPLGPLASMDDPTIYGPVVYRLGLADAIDRGILADYRIVVPVINDEELREVLQSPGATRHIDGLRLSALQVSLLRAMATHKARRVISFHSRIVNAHQFSQTLPATVAATTRSTGIRKLWTYSLHSSQPTSERAYRLAEFENVPLLTNSTRIPGAVDGAVLSNVRVLGEGVDVPDADTILFADPKRSSSDIIQALGRALRQPPGAGKIALLVIPIYVGRRQTTEKALESSAYRILWEVLNGLREHDSKLWRRFGDPESNPDKPKEPLPPAPERAAEIAPLTGLRAHEVDTRVWATGWTAAVGYYERYHHLDVPSEYTDPFNYPLGLWLGQQRSLYAKGDLAPDRALALETLHICWPHPARSFESHLAQAITFADTHGTLTVTTAPSANDRPMFRWLHRQRALADSGRMHSARSEALKAVDLWWNPPWGIEWQHDYTHVCLQAAKKTATPTPVSGDTPTAWLDRQITHQHDLHPQQLRLLSDLAAQHPGTHPHGMLLLPASRPRTRAFHRGLKAARQFHDREGHIEVPVGHRENLHGDKVLLERWITKHRNGAIQLTSQEITALTALGIELEQASQKSAPPPAAPEEADTWWATPDPSRPSSGRRLAG from the coding sequence ATGAAACGCGTTGGCATCCAGATGCGGGACCACCAGCGTGAAGCATTCAAAGCCGCCGTGCGCGGCCTGACGCACATGCCGCGCGTGACCGTGATTTCCGCCACTGGAAGTGGGAAAACGCTCACCGCCATGCGTGTCGGCGAACACTTTGCGGACCGCGGCAACATCCTCGTTGTCGTACCGTCGCTGAACCTGATCAGCCAAACCGCCTCACACTGGGCCAGACACAGCATCGTCGAGAACATGCTCGGCGTCTGCTCCCTCCCCCCTGCCCAGGCAGCCACCGTCCGCCTCCCCCTGACCACGGACGCCCGCCGCATTGCCCAGCTCGTAGCGGCCAACACCGGCCCCACCGTCGTCTTCGCCACCTACGCCTCCTTGCCCGCGCTCACACGCGCCCACAAGAAGCACCGCCTGCCGCGCTGGTCCATCGTGATCATCGACGAAGCCCACCGCAGCAGCGGCAGCAGCAACAAACAGTGGGCAGACATCCACAAGGACAGCGCTATACCCGCCCGGCGGCGCCTCTACATGACCGCCACCCCCCGCACCTGGGCGCTCCCCGACCCCAAACAGAAGCGCCGGAAGAACACTCGCCCGCAAAAGCCGCTCGGGCCTCTCGCTTCCATGGACGACCCCACCATCTACGGCCCCGTCGTCTACCGCCTGGGCCTGGCCGACGCCATCGACCGCGGCATCCTCGCCGACTACCGCATCGTCGTCCCCGTCATTAACGACGAAGAACTACGTGAAGTGCTCCAGAGCCCCGGCGCCACCCGGCACATTGACGGACTACGCCTGTCCGCCCTCCAGGTCAGTCTCCTGCGCGCTATGGCCACCCACAAAGCACGCCGCGTCATCAGCTTCCACAGCCGCATCGTCAACGCCCACCAGTTCAGCCAGACCCTCCCCGCGACCGTCGCCGCGACCACGCGCAGCACCGGAATCCGCAAACTGTGGACCTACTCCCTCCACAGCAGCCAGCCCACCAGCGAACGTGCGTACCGCCTCGCCGAGTTCGAAAACGTTCCCCTCCTCACCAACAGCACCAGAATCCCCGGAGCCGTCGACGGCGCCGTGCTGTCCAACGTCCGCGTCCTAGGAGAAGGCGTCGACGTACCCGACGCTGACACCATCCTGTTCGCCGACCCCAAACGCAGCTCCTCCGACATCATCCAGGCCCTCGGCCGCGCCCTACGCCAGCCCCCAGGCGCCGGCAAGATCGCCCTCCTGGTCATCCCCATCTACGTCGGCCGCCGCCAAACCACTGAGAAAGCCCTCGAATCGTCCGCGTACAGAATTCTCTGGGAGGTCCTCAACGGACTGCGCGAACACGACTCCAAACTCTGGCGCCGCTTCGGCGACCCCGAGTCCAACCCCGACAAACCCAAAGAACCCCTGCCCCCAGCACCCGAGCGCGCCGCCGAGATCGCCCCACTCACCGGCCTGCGCGCCCACGAGGTCGACACCCGAGTATGGGCAACCGGCTGGACCGCAGCCGTCGGCTACTACGAGCGCTACCACCACCTCGACGTCCCCAGCGAATACACAGACCCCTTCAACTACCCCCTCGGCCTGTGGCTCGGGCAGCAGCGCTCCCTCTACGCAAAAGGCGACCTCGCCCCCGACCGGGCCCTCGCCCTGGAAACCCTGCACATCTGCTGGCCCCACCCAGCACGCAGCTTCGAAAGCCACCTCGCCCAGGCCATCACCTTCGCCGACACCCACGGCACCCTCACCGTCACCACCGCCCCCAGCGCCAACGACCGTCCCATGTTCCGCTGGCTCCACCGCCAGCGCGCCCTCGCCGATAGCGGCCGCATGCACTCCGCGCGCAGCGAAGCCCTCAAAGCCGTCGACCTCTGGTGGAACCCACCCTGGGGGATTGAATGGCAGCACGACTACACACACGTCTGCCTCCAGGCAGCCAAAAAGACCGCCACGCCCACACCCGTATCCGGTGATACCCCGACCGCTTGGCTGGACCGCCAGATCACCCACCAGCATGATCTGCACCCTCAGCAGCTCCGGCTCCTGAGCGACCTTGCGGCCCAGCACCCCGGCACGCATCCCCACGGCATGCTGCTTCTGCCGGCCTCCCGCCCCAGGACGCGGGCCTTCCACCGCGGTCTGAAAGCTGCTCGCCAATTCCACGACCGCGAAGGCCACATCGAGGTCCCCGTCGGACATCGGGAGAATCTCCACGGCGACAAGGTCCTCCTCGAGCGCTGGATCACCAAGCACCGCAACGGCGCCATACAACTGACCTCGCAGGAGATCACCGCACTGACCGCCCTGGGCATCGAACTGGAGCAAGCCTCCCAGAAAAGCGCACCCCCGCCTGCCGCTCCTGAAGAAGCAGACACGTGGTGGGCAACGCCGGACCCTTCCCGGCCCTCGTCCGGCCGGCGGCTCGCGGGCTGA
- a CDS encoding IS5 family transposase (programmed frameshift), with translation MRRHELTDQEWELLAPLIPRAATGRPRVSDRQVINGMVYKIRTGISWRDLPERYGPWKTVYTRFRRYALDGVFTRALQQIQAHADAAGDIDWLVQIDSTIVRAHQHAAATGRKGGGHRPDEPDDHALGRSRGGLTTKIHLACDGRGRPLALLITPGQRHNSICAQALLDRIRVPRTGPGRPRRRPDHVIADKAYSSRGFRSYLRQRGIPHTIPEKADQLRHRHNRGSGGGRPPGFNREIYRRRNVVERCFNKLKGFRGIATRYDKTATSYEAAVSLASFLLWARSV, from the exons ATACGTCGCCATGAACTCACCGACCAGGAGTGGGAGTTACTCGCTCCGCTGATACCCCGGGCCGCGACAGGCCGGCCCCGCGTGTCAGACCGGCAGGTCATCAACGGGATGGTCTACAAGATCCGTACCGGGATCTCCTGGCGTGACCTGCCCGAACGCTACGGGCCATGGAAGACCGTCTACACCCGCTTCCGCCGCTACGCCCTGGACGGCGTGTTCACCCGGGCCCTGCAGCAGATCCAGGCCCATGCCGACGCGGCCGGCGACATCGACTGGCTGGTCCAGATCGACTCCACCATCGTCCGCGCTCACCAGCACGCCGCCGCCACCGGCCGAAAAGGGGGCG GGCACCGGCCGGACGAACCGGACGATCACGCCCTCGGCCGATCCCGAGGAGGACTGACAACCAAGATCCACCTCGCCTGCGACGGAAGGGGCCGCCCTCTCGCGCTCCTGATCACACCAGGCCAGCGCCACAACAGCATCTGCGCACAAGCCCTGCTGGACAGGATCCGTGTTCCTCGCACCGGCCCGGGCCGGCCACGCCGCCGACCTGACCATGTGATCGCGGACAAGGCATACAGCTCGCGCGGCTTCCGCAGCTACCTCCGGCAACGCGGCATCCCGCACACGATTCCCGAAAAGGCCGACCAACTGCGGCACCGGCACAATCGCGGGAGCGGCGGTGGTCGGCCGCCGGGCTTCAACCGGGAGATCTACCGCCGACGGAACGTCGTCGAACGCTGCTTCAACAAGCTCAAGGGCTTCCGCGGCATCGCCACCCGGTACGACAAGACCGCTACTTCCTACGAGGCAGCGGTCAGTCTCGCGTCGTTCCTGCTCTGGGCAAGATCCGTTTGA
- a CDS encoding helix-turn-helix transcriptional regulator: protein MTIIPPDPNLTALRVVLARLRGQRGWTFDELAERSGLARRTLIDLEHGRTTGSITTWHALAHAFDVPIERFLTSLCEGHPAPGAPQP, encoded by the coding sequence GTGACGATCATCCCGCCCGACCCCAACCTCACCGCCCTGCGAGTCGTACTCGCACGGCTACGGGGCCAGCGCGGATGGACCTTCGACGAACTCGCCGAACGCAGCGGCCTGGCAAGGCGCACCCTCATTGACCTCGAACACGGCCGCACCACCGGCAGCATCACCACCTGGCACGCCCTGGCCCACGCCTTCGACGTCCCCATCGAACGCTTCCTCACCTCACTGTGCGAAGGCCACCCAGCCCCCGGCGCCCCACAGCCTTGA
- a CDS encoding DUF6083 domain-containing protein, with amino-acid sequence MRHHNPPAGRHRDGSPRHLPPRRSLQIATHSPSRLLRAGQTTGRCRHCGNRIDWYPRSEGRLIALHPAEVATTSVSAAYRWHLSSGVAYPHDDASGWCRIPHAALCPPAAIKTPHRQHPPYITASRTRPALQTSDRHRRPHPGDPPTRHCRAERTRRTTHPPHRPDPPRQLPRRKHHRDHPLYRPDHPTRPLHTLPHRSDPRTLGPAAHPADLQPTRPAQHQHGGLRPQPPALHRTTTLAHPTLHRSRRLCHGRRPDPGHLEALRPSPARPIHPHRATHARKAPPSSTVTEAHPAPRASLNGPHLARKPTRKWRHRAGDAPERGG; translated from the coding sequence ATGCGCCACCACAACCCACCCGCCGGCCGTCACCGGGACGGCAGCCCCCGCCACCTCCCTCCCCGCCGCTCCCTGCAGATCGCCACACACAGCCCGAGCCGACTCCTGCGCGCGGGCCAGACGACCGGCCGCTGCCGCCACTGCGGCAACCGCATCGACTGGTACCCGCGATCCGAGGGCCGGCTCATCGCCCTGCACCCCGCGGAAGTGGCCACCACCAGCGTCTCCGCCGCCTACCGCTGGCACCTCAGCAGCGGCGTCGCCTACCCCCACGATGACGCCAGCGGATGGTGCCGCATCCCGCACGCCGCCCTCTGCCCCCCAGCGGCCATCAAGACTCCGCACCGACAGCATCCGCCTTACATCACTGCGTCGCGAACTCGGCCTGCACTCCAGACGTCTGATCGACACAGGCGTCCTCACCCCGGCGACCCGCCCACCCGCCACTGCAGGGCTGAGCGGACACGACGAACGACCCACCCGCCCCATCGTCCGGATCCTCCTCGTCAACTACCTCGGCGAAAGCACCATCGAGACCATCCGCTGTACCGCCCAGACCACCCAACGAGGCCGCTGCACACGCTCCCTCACCGCTCAGACCCCAGGACGCTGGGTCCTGCTGCCCACCCAGCCGATCTGCAGCCAACTCGCCCCGCCCAGCACCAGCATGGCGGCCTACGACCTCAGCCACCTGCCCTACACAGAACAACGACGCTGGCGCACCCAACACTGCACCGCTCACGCCGCCTCTGCCACGGCCGCCGACCTGACCCCGGCCACCTGGAAGCCCTTCGACCCTCTCCTGCACGCCCGATACATCCGCACCGAGCTACCCACGCCCGGAAGGCACCGCCCTCGTCCACGGTGACCGAAGCGCACCCCGCTCCGCGTGCCAGCCTCAACGGTCCACACCTGGCACGAAAGCCCACCCGGAAATGGCGTCATCGAGCTGGTGATGCGCCAGAGCGTGGCGGATGA
- a CDS encoding UvrD-helicase domain-containing protein — MKPTDEQTAALDAFRAGDHLTLQAGAGTGKTTLLAMLARSVPHRGYYLAYNRAIAREATTRFPRTVQCKTAHALAYAAVGHRYTSRLHAPRRPAWQTGQALGLTKAIRIGERDISQRALSNALLRTITHFCHTADEAITRHHVPKLRGLEDAGMHRELATHILPAAHRAWTDLQNPADGHVRFEHDHYLKIWALDQPKIEAEYLLLDEAQDTNPVVEEVFLAQRDHAQLVMVGDSAQAIYQWRGAKDVMAGFNGTRLTLTQSFRFGPHLAEEANRWLHLADAPIRLTGTPTVPTEIGPITSPDAVLCRTNVGAMANVMQHLNTGQQVALTGGGDSLYTLARAAGDLKEGRRTHHPELTLFPSWGDVQDYAAHDPAGRDLQPLVNLVDTHGPGAILAAVARLVPEPNAQVTISTAHKAKGREWPRVLIADDFPRPKEDHNEAATPTDPIDDAEARLAYVAVTRARRHLDLGGLAWIHATR, encoded by the coding sequence ATGAAGCCCACCGACGAACAGACAGCCGCACTGGATGCCTTCCGCGCTGGCGACCACTTGACCCTGCAAGCCGGGGCCGGCACCGGAAAAACCACCCTGCTGGCCATGCTCGCCCGATCAGTCCCGCACCGCGGCTACTACCTTGCCTACAACCGGGCCATCGCCCGAGAAGCCACCACACGCTTCCCGCGCACGGTCCAGTGCAAGACCGCCCACGCCCTCGCCTACGCAGCCGTCGGCCACCGCTACACCAGCCGCCTGCACGCACCCCGTCGCCCCGCCTGGCAGACCGGGCAAGCCCTCGGCCTCACCAAAGCCATCCGTATCGGCGAACGCGACATCTCCCAACGAGCCCTGTCCAACGCCCTCCTGCGCACTATCACCCACTTCTGCCATACCGCCGACGAGGCGATCACCCGCCACCACGTACCGAAACTACGCGGCTTGGAAGACGCAGGCATGCACCGCGAGCTTGCCACCCACATCCTGCCCGCCGCCCATAGAGCCTGGACCGACCTGCAAAACCCCGCCGACGGCCACGTCCGCTTCGAACACGACCACTACCTGAAGATCTGGGCCCTTGACCAACCGAAAATCGAAGCCGAGTACCTCCTCCTGGACGAAGCCCAGGACACCAACCCCGTCGTGGAGGAAGTCTTCCTCGCCCAGCGTGACCACGCCCAGCTCGTCATGGTCGGAGACTCAGCCCAGGCCATCTACCAATGGCGCGGTGCCAAAGACGTCATGGCGGGCTTCAACGGCACCAGGCTGACCTTGACGCAGTCCTTCCGCTTCGGGCCTCACCTCGCTGAGGAAGCCAACCGCTGGCTCCACCTGGCCGACGCCCCCATCCGGCTCACGGGCACACCCACCGTGCCAACCGAGATCGGCCCCATCACCAGCCCCGACGCAGTCCTGTGCCGCACCAACGTCGGCGCCATGGCCAACGTAATGCAACACCTGAACACCGGACAGCAAGTCGCCCTGACCGGAGGAGGAGACAGCCTTTACACCCTGGCCCGGGCAGCAGGCGACTTGAAAGAAGGCCGCCGCACCCATCACCCCGAACTGACCCTGTTCCCCAGCTGGGGCGACGTGCAGGACTATGCCGCTCACGATCCCGCCGGACGCGATCTGCAGCCACTGGTGAACCTCGTCGACACCCACGGTCCCGGCGCCATCCTCGCCGCCGTCGCCCGGCTCGTGCCCGAACCGAACGCTCAGGTCACCATCTCCACCGCCCACAAGGCCAAAGGACGGGAGTGGCCCCGCGTACTCATCGCGGACGACTTTCCCCGGCCGAAAGAAGACCACAACGAAGCGGCCACACCCACCGATCCGATCGACGACGCCGAAGCCCGACTGGCCTACGTAGCTGTCACCAGGGCCCGCCGACACCTCGACCTCGGCGGCCTGGCCTGGATTCACGCAACCCGCTGA
- a CDS encoding IS5 family transposase (programmed frameshift), with the protein MRRHELTDQEWELLAPLIPRAATGRPRVSDRQVINGMVYKIRTGISWRDLPERYGPWKTVYTRFRRYALDGVFTRALQQIQAHADAAGDIDWLVQIDSTIVRAHQHAAATGRKGGGHRPDEPDDHALGRSRGGLTTKIHLACDGKGRPLAILVTPGQRHDSVCARPLLERIRVPRTGTGRPRCRPDRVIADKAYSSRGFRAYLRQRGIAHTIPEKTDQRRHRLKRGGHGGRPPGFDRETYRRRNTIERCFNRLKGFRGIATRYEKTATSYEAAVSLASFLLWARSV; encoded by the exons ATACGTCGCCATGAACTCACCGACCAGGAGTGGGAGTTACTCGCTCCGCTGATACCGCGGGCCGCGACAGGCCGGCCCCGCGTGTCAGACCGGCAGGTCATCAACGGGATGGTCTACAAGATCCGTACCGGGATCTCCTGGCGTGACCTGCCGGAACGCTACGGGCCATGGAAGACCGTCTACACCCGCTTCCGCCGCTACGCCCTGGACGGCGTGTTCACCCGGGCCCTGCAGCAGATCCAGGCCCATGCCGACGCGGCCGGCGACATCGACTGGCTGGTCCAGATCGACTCCACCATCGTCCGCGCTCACCAGCACGCCGCCGCCACCGGCCGAAAAGGGGGCG GGCACCGGCCGGACGAACCGGACGATCACGCCCTCGGCCGATCCCGAGGCGGACTAACGACCAAGATCCACCTTGCCTGCGACGGCAAGGGCCGCCCGCTGGCGATCCTGGTGACACCCGGCCAACGCCACGACAGTGTCTGTGCACGTCCTCTGCTGGAACGGATCCGGGTTCCGCGCACCGGCACTGGCCGACCGCGCTGCAGGCCCGACCGGGTCATCGCAGACAAGGCTTACAGCTCCCGAGGCTTCCGTGCCTACCTGCGACAACGCGGCATTGCACACACCATCCCCGAGAAGACTGACCAGCGGCGGCACCGGCTGAAGCGCGGTGGCCACGGCGGCCGACCGCCAGGGTTTGACCGGGAGACCTACCGACGGCGCAACACGATCGAGCGCTGCTTCAATCGACTCAAGGGCTTCCGCGGCATCGCTACCAGATACGAAAAGACCGCCACCTCATACGAGGCAGCGGTCAGTCTCGCGTCGTTCCTGCTCTGGGCAAGATCCGTTTGA
- a CDS encoding transposase → MTGVITASEPSWIAPFSGLSPRAFGKLVTVLRREGADTARRGRPWSLPLEDRALLVAAYWRTNLTMRQLAPLFGVSKSTADRIIDHLGPLLALQPRKRFAKDAVLIVDGTLVPTRDHAIAERSKNYRYSTNHQVVIDADTRLVVIVGRPLAGNRNDCKAWEESGAKAAVGNTVTIADGGYPGTGLVIPHRRKRGQAELQDWKEEHNQSHKQVRARVEHVFARMKTWKILRDCRLKGEGVHHAMLGIARMHNLALAG, encoded by the coding sequence GTGACTGGTGTGATCACGGCGTCGGAGCCTTCCTGGATAGCCCCGTTCTCCGGGCTGAGCCCGCGTGCCTTCGGGAAGCTGGTGACGGTGTTGCGGCGCGAGGGTGCGGACACGGCTCGCAGGGGCCGGCCCTGGAGCCTTCCGCTGGAGGACAGGGCCCTGCTGGTCGCAGCCTATTGGCGCACGAACCTGACCATGCGGCAGCTTGCGCCGCTGTTCGGGGTGTCGAAGTCGACGGCCGACCGGATCATCGACCATCTCGGGCCGCTACTGGCGCTCCAGCCCCGCAAGCGGTTCGCGAAGGACGCCGTGCTCATCGTGGACGGCACTCTCGTCCCCACCCGGGATCACGCCATCGCTGAGCGGTCGAAGAACTATCGGTACTCCACCAACCACCAGGTCGTCATCGACGCCGACACTCGCCTGGTCGTCATAGTCGGCCGACCGCTCGCCGGGAACCGCAACGACTGCAAGGCATGGGAGGAATCCGGCGCCAAGGCCGCCGTCGGCAACACCGTCACGATCGCCGACGGCGGCTACCCGGGCACCGGACTCGTCATCCCGCATCGCCGCAAGCGCGGCCAAGCCGAACTCCAGGACTGGAAAGAGGAGCACAACCAGTCCCACAAGCAGGTCCGAGCCCGCGTCGAGCACGTCTTCGCCCGTATGAAGACGTGGAAGATCCTCCGCGACTGCCGCCTCAAGGGCGAGGGTGTCCACCACGCCATGCTCGGCATTGCCCGGATGCACAACCTCGCCCTCGCTGGGTAA
- a CDS encoding DUF6283 family protein — MTILPPAPRPCQYCPYRRDAPSGVWSAEEYAKLPAYDRPTPEQPVKPFQCHQHDHDSGRARMCGGWAGCHDGDELLALRVATSTGKITAETAEATRDYTSPVPLFASGADAAAHGMREILNPGPEARRAIDKIRRIRTDLTGGT; from the coding sequence GTGACGATCCTGCCTCCCGCTCCACGGCCCTGCCAGTACTGCCCGTACCGGCGGGACGCCCCCTCGGGCGTCTGGTCAGCGGAAGAGTACGCGAAACTACCGGCGTACGACCGGCCCACGCCCGAACAACCTGTCAAACCGTTCCAGTGCCACCAGCACGACCACGACAGCGGCCGCGCCCGAATGTGCGGTGGTTGGGCCGGATGCCATGACGGGGACGAACTACTGGCGCTGCGCGTGGCCACGAGCACCGGCAAGATCACCGCGGAGACAGCCGAGGCGACCCGCGACTACACATCCCCCGTGCCACTGTTCGCCTCAGGTGCTGATGCTGCTGCCCACGGCATGCGTGAGATCCTCAACCCCGGCCCGGAGGCTCGCCGAGCCATCGACAAGATCCGCCGCATCCGCACGGACCTCACCGGGGGAACATGA
- a CDS encoding Wadjet anti-phage system protein JetD domain-containing protein, whose protein sequence is MPPAEWTRPEHVVETLRRKWASGRYLTAAAGGHPFEPIGVSLKGPTAADALQYYEQALAWSQCWAPDRNPHLRIQTKSIGGRNGIPSNTVPARAWVDSRDRLWTLLRVTTQVDRFHTLHEQTARQDPGIARWMADHPMKVLANAADWCRLVRTTCWIRDHDTEAVYLREIDTPGVDTKFIETNKGILADLLDCVLPESRVNTSAPKSDLVARYGFRTKPIYIRLRYLGASPLPFSELTVRAEELADWSPGVRTVFVLENEITYLSLPPVPDAIAILGSGYAAALLRHLPWLDDVDLCYWGDIDTHGFAILNQVRGRFPHTTSLLMDRATLLAHEFHWGQEKTQARGGLTHLTPEEAHLEQELRTGAYRPHLRLEQERIAITAVREALARHRE, encoded by the coding sequence GTGCCCCCGGCAGAATGGACCCGCCCCGAGCATGTGGTGGAAACTCTGCGCCGCAAGTGGGCCAGCGGCCGCTACCTCACCGCCGCCGCGGGCGGTCATCCCTTCGAGCCCATCGGGGTGTCGCTGAAGGGCCCGACCGCGGCCGATGCCCTGCAGTATTACGAGCAAGCACTCGCCTGGTCCCAGTGCTGGGCCCCCGACCGGAACCCCCATCTGCGCATCCAGACCAAATCCATCGGAGGCCGCAACGGCATCCCGTCGAATACCGTCCCGGCCCGGGCCTGGGTCGACAGCCGCGACCGCCTCTGGACGCTGCTCCGCGTCACCACCCAGGTCGACCGCTTCCACACGCTGCACGAGCAGACCGCACGCCAGGACCCCGGCATCGCACGGTGGATGGCCGACCACCCCATGAAGGTCCTTGCCAACGCTGCAGACTGGTGCCGACTCGTGCGCACCACATGCTGGATCCGCGACCACGACACCGAGGCGGTCTACCTGCGCGAGATCGACACCCCGGGCGTGGACACCAAGTTCATCGAGACCAACAAGGGAATCCTCGCCGACCTCCTCGACTGTGTGCTCCCTGAAAGCCGCGTCAACACCAGCGCACCGAAGAGCGATCTCGTCGCACGGTACGGCTTCCGCACCAAGCCCATCTACATCCGCCTGCGCTACCTCGGCGCCTCTCCCCTGCCCTTCAGCGAACTCACCGTCCGCGCCGAGGAACTGGCCGACTGGTCCCCCGGGGTGCGCACCGTCTTCGTCCTCGAGAACGAGATCACCTACCTCTCCCTGCCGCCGGTCCCCGACGCCATCGCCATCCTCGGCTCCGGGTACGCCGCCGCCCTGCTGCGTCACCTGCCCTGGCTCGACGACGTCGACCTCTGTTACTGGGGCGACATCGACACCCATGGCTTCGCCATCCTCAACCAGGTCCGCGGACGCTTCCCGCACACCACGTCACTGCTCATGGACCGCGCCACCCTCCTCGCCCACGAGTTCCACTGGGGCCAGGAGAAGACACAGGCACGCGGCGGCCTGACACACCTCACCCCCGAGGAGGCCCACCTCGAGCAGGAGCTGCGGACCGGCGCCTACCGGCCGCACCTGCGCCTGGAGCAGGAGCGCATCGCCATCACCGCCGTGCGAGAGGCTCTGGCGCGGCACCGGGAGTGA